The Acidobacteriota bacterium DNA segment GGCGAAACGGTAGGCGAAATATTGCAGACCTATCGCCGTCTGAAACCTGCCGCTGTCTACGATGCGATCAGTTACTATCACGATCACCAGTCCGCAATTGAGCAAGAGATTCGCGAGAATCGAATCGAGTTCGTGCTCGCGCAAAACGCTGCCACAATGGACGCGCGTGGTCGCATCACCTTTGAGAAAAAGAGACG contains these protein-coding regions:
- a CDS encoding DUF433 domain-containing protein, whose product is MIKGTRISVRDIAMLYKRGETVGEILQTYRRLKPAAVYDAISYYHDHQSAIEQEIRENRIEFVLAQNAATMDARGRITFEKKRR